The following are encoded together in the bacterium genome:
- a CDS encoding glycoside hydrolase family 57 protein translates to MLHKIYLAFLWHFHQPMYKNIINTQKGAYFMPWVRMHSIRDYFSMAYLLKKYPKIHLTYNFVPSLLWQIEDYVNNSATDRELELSLKPVSKLSQGEKNYILMHFFDGNYETQIYPYPRYKELLQKRQSKKTFTGQDLIDLKMWFNLSWFGEIFKQGEVTLPDSNILPVKDFIEKDSGFKEDDITQIIDLQYKIMRNIIPIYKNLQEKGQIEVSTSPFYHPIIPLIYDTNQATIDKEGLTLPPRFSMPGDAKAQIDLAVEYYSKIFGQPPRGMWPSEGAVSQSTIHLFAQANLNWIATDQGVLQKSGKYGYEAYKPDVLCSPYLAFDEEKNSEITIFFRETKLSNVISFDYQRYRDYKQAAMEFINWVKGFAHNEDRILTVILDGENPWGYYRKTGVEFLNALYKNLSKDKEIITVTFSEYITGNSARGILAHPKETQKKVYDLFCASWIDQAGSMPGNDLGTWIGDKEKNNAWNLLRLVREDLDKKGITPQNYPQVFESIYAAEGSDWFWWYGTDYSSDRDDQFDTLFKDHLKNAYLRLGLTSSLTQNSVNITSNLGNPSDSNSPQRRRGTEKT, encoded by the coding sequence ATGCTTCATAAAATATATTTAGCCTTTTTATGGCATTTTCATCAACCAATGTATAAAAATATCATTAATACTCAAAAAGGGGCATATTTTATGCCATGGGTAAGAATGCACTCGATAAGAGATTATTTTAGTATGGCATATTTACTTAAAAAATATCCCAAAATACATCTTACCTATAATTTTGTTCCATCTTTATTATGGCAAATTGAGGATTATGTTAATAATTCAGCCACAGATAGAGAATTAGAATTATCATTAAAACCCGTTTCTAAATTATCTCAAGGAGAGAAGAATTATATTTTAATGCACTTTTTTGATGGAAATTATGAAACTCAAATTTATCCATATCCTCGATATAAAGAGTTATTGCAAAAAAGACAATCTAAAAAAACCTTTACCGGGCAAGATTTGATTGATTTAAAGATGTGGTTTAATTTAAGTTGGTTTGGGGAAATATTTAAACAAGGCGAGGTAACACTCCCGGATTCAAATATTCTCCCGGTTAAAGATTTTATAGAAAAGGATAGTGGATTTAAAGAAGATGATATTACTCAAATAATAGATTTGCAGTATAAAATTATGCGTAATATCATTCCTATTTATAAAAATCTTCAGGAGAAAGGTCAGATTGAAGTTTCTACCAGCCCATTTTACCATCCAATTATTCCTTTGATTTATGATACAAATCAGGCAACTATTGATAAAGAGGGATTGACATTGCCACCACGCTTTTCAATGCCAGGGGATGCAAAGGCACAGATTGATTTAGCCGTTGAGTATTATTCTAAGATATTTGGTCAACCGCCACGAGGGATGTGGCCATCAGAAGGGGCTGTAAGTCAATCGACTATTCATCTATTTGCTCAGGCTAATCTCAACTGGATTGCTACGGACCAGGGGGTATTACAGAAATCCGGTAAATATGGCTACGAGGCTTATAAGCCAGATGTCCTATGTTCACCTTACTTAGCCTTCGATGAAGAGAAAAATTCAGAGATAACCATTTTCTTCCGCGAAACTAAATTATCTAATGTTATAAGTTTTGATTATCAAAGATATAGAGATTACAAACAGGCGGCTATGGAATTTATTAATTGGGTAAAGGGATTTGCCCATAACGAAGACCGAATTTTAACTGTTATCCTTGATGGAGAAAATCCCTGGGGATATTATCGTAAGACGGGCGTAGAATTTCTTAATGCCCTTTATAAAAATTTATCTAAAGATAAAGAAATTATTACAGTTACATTTTCAGAATACATCACTGGTAATTCTGCTCGAGGTATTTTAGCCCATCCTAAAGAGACTCAAAAAAAGGTTTATGACCTATTTTGTGCCAGCTGGATAGACCAGGCCGGGTCTATGCCCGGAAATGACCTTGGCACCTGGATAGGTGATAAAGAAAAGAATAATGCCTGGAATTTACTCCGTTTGGTTAGGGAGGATTTAGACAAAAAGGGTATTACCCCACAAAACTATCCACAGGTGTTTGAATCAATCTATGCGGCAGAAGGAAGCGATTGGTTCTGGTGGTATGGCACTGATTACTCAAGTGACCGTGATGACCAGTTTGATACATTATTTAAAGACCATTTAAAAAATGCCTATTTGCGATTAGGATTGACATCAAGTCTCACCCAAAATTCTGTTAACATAACTTCAAATTTAGGTAACCCTTCAGATAGTAATTCACCGCAGAGACGCAGAGGAACGGAGAAGACATAG
- the dapF gene encoding diaminopimelate epimerase gives MYNKVMVEICFTKMVASGNDFIVIDNRDGVIDVTPGLVRKICQRKFGIGANGVLIVERSKLADFRMRIINSDGSEAEMCGNGGRCIARFAQIKEIAKNKMKFETLAGIILAEVTNNRVKVKLTDPLNLFLNKKIRIKDKELTVHCLNTGVPHAVLILDEIEKVEVVESGKQIRWHQDFAPAGTNVNFIQVIDNQTIKIRTYERGVEDETLACGTGSAASACISSILELAKPPVKMITKSGEILEIDFEKDKEVITNLYLTGDVQIVYEGVIMEVKT, from the coding sequence ATGTATAATAAAGTTATGGTTGAAATCTGTTTTACTAAAATGGTTGCCAGTGGAAATGACTTTATCGTGATAGATAATCGGGATGGGGTAATTGATGTTACCCCTGGTTTAGTCAGGAAGATATGTCAGCGTAAGTTTGGTATTGGTGCGAATGGTGTGCTTATTGTCGAGCGGTCAAAACTCGCTGATTTCAGAATGAGAATTATCAACTCCGATGGTTCTGAAGCTGAAATGTGTGGTAATGGGGGAAGATGTATTGCCAGATTTGCTCAAATAAAAGAAATAGCTAAAAACAAAATGAAATTTGAAACATTAGCCGGGATAATTTTGGCTGAAGTAACAAACAACCGCGTAAAAGTTAAACTCACAGACCCACTAAATCTTTTCCTCAACAAAAAAATCCGCATAAAAGATAAAGAACTGACTGTGCACTGTTTAAATACAGGTGTGCCACACGCTGTTTTAATCCTTGACGAAATAGAAAAGGTAGAGGTAGTAGAATCAGGTAAGCAGATTAGATGGCATCAGGATTTTGCGCCTGCCGGGACTAATGTCAACTTTATTCAGGTAATCGATAACCAGACGATTAAAATAAGAACTTATGAGCGGGGCGTAGAGGATGAAACATTAGCCTGTGGCACTGGCTCAGCCGCCTCGGCTTGTATTTCCTCTATCTTAGAACTTGCAAAACCACCCGTAAAAATGATAACTAAAAGTGGTGAAATCCTTGAGATAGATTTTGAAAAGGATAAAGAGGTAATCACTAACCTTTATCTCACAGGCGATGTCCAGATTGTCTATGAAGGGGTAATAATGGAGGTAAAAACATAA
- a CDS encoding peptidylprolyl isomerase — translation MKKIILGVVLSICSLQAQAQTKTVVLVNDVPITEAKLVQAMKPYEAEIAGSQTVYLKIREKVLDALIEEELVIQEAEVRKIEIPREEIEQIINVIKGRFESEEKFKLAVETAGMSMEEFNEKVKRDLLFQRIKDIELKKRLTVTQEEVDNFCKDYGKKVHAQHILVNTEKEALDILQKAQSGADFSQLAATYSLCPSRQMGGDLGFFGKGQMVPEFEQAAFSMNKEGQLSGVVKTQFGCHIIRFIAKKDPSPEEITSIKTALMNELFGRTYFITGNGLDFEIKRNLEERFIGQKLGVEYIIWLFELKNKAKIVKM, via the coding sequence ATGAAAAAAATAATCTTAGGAGTGGTATTAAGTATTTGTTCATTGCAAGCACAGGCACAGACTAAAACTGTGGTTTTAGTTAATGATGTCCCAATTACAGAGGCTAAATTAGTTCAGGCAATGAAACCTTACGAGGCTGAAATTGCGGGCTCGCAAACGGTGTATCTTAAAATCCGTGAAAAGGTATTAGATGCCTTAATTGAGGAGGAATTGGTTATTCAAGAGGCAGAGGTAAGAAAAATTGAAATTCCCCGGGAGGAAATTGAACAGATTATCAATGTCATCAAAGGCAGATTCGAATCTGAGGAAAAGTTTAAATTAGCCGTTGAAACAGCAGGAATGAGTATGGAAGAATTTAATGAAAAGGTAAAAAGAGATTTACTTTTCCAGCGAATTAAGGATATAGAACTTAAAAAAAGGCTTACCGTAACTCAAGAAGAAGTAGATAATTTCTGTAAAGATTATGGGAAAAAGGTTCATGCCCAACATATCCTCGTTAACACTGAAAAAGAAGCATTAGATATTCTTCAGAAGGCTCAGTCTGGTGCGGATTTTAGTCAATTGGCGGCGACATATTCTCTCTGTCCATCCCGGCAAATGGGTGGTGATTTAGGTTTTTTTGGTAAAGGACAAATGGTGCCAGAATTTGAACAAGCCGCTTTTTCAATGAATAAAGAAGGGCAATTAAGTGGTGTGGTTAAAACCCAATTTGGCTGCCATATCATCAGATTTATTGCTAAAAAAGACCCCTCACCAGAAGAAATTACCTCAATCAAAACCGCACTTATGAACGAATTGTTTGGCAGAACATATTTTATTACGGGTAATGGATTAGATTTTGAAATAAAACGAAATTTAGAAGAGAGATTTATTGGTCAAAAGTTAGGAGTAG